Proteins encoded within one genomic window of Methanoregula sp. UBA64:
- the cobN gene encoding cobaltochelatase subunit CobN, with protein sequence MRMTAVMWGSYAPVLKRAAAATGCTLSLFPCRVLEEYPEKIDEALSAMRDADVVLLYHTSDMFWEHLDKEIETIKKSVPVVCLGTDPLTWNLSTVPVPVVATCQTYLTNNGDENFRNLIFYIEKTVLGKEGEVPPPVAVPWDGLYHPDAPRAFSSVAEYRAWYSPRTCSGPWAGILFSRVSWASSNCAIEDALIRALEATGMNVIPVFTYSIRDETIGAKGMAQVVQEYFAPTGAPEVDAIVKLVPFLLGTSSDEGHYGKTAAEKGTALLSLLGIPVFSPVISAYKSLEQWRESAGLTLDVGWAVAMPEFEGVIEPVYIGAGASSADGEKNRVPLEERCRKVAARVKKWIALAQKPVADRKVAFILNNNPCANADANIGAATHLDSLESVARILSRMKEAGYRVETPASGKDLIERILEKKAVSEFRWTTVEDIVAKGGALLQMDTATYEAWFARIPERARKKVCATWGRPPGAGMVYGGKILVTGISLGNATVHVQPKRGCFGARCDGSVCKMLHDPDCPPTHQYLATYHWIEDIFGADVVVQVGTHGNLEFLPGKGVGLSEECFPDIAAGATPFLYVYNADNPPEGTIAKRRGYAVLCDYMQAVHAESGLYGELEELERLLGQYGTAKNDPARAHALQHLILDAVHAARLEKELPFSHDTPLEEMVGRAHEALIKIKSTRIAIGMHIFGEVPSGEKRVDFVSSILRFDTGEGSLRREIARVLGQDMSELLEHKDRFDDATGMSYADILETADRMAGQFVRAVVNGSTLSADKIFSRAVQPGQAETFDRLRERILDISRRLDESREIESLLFGFDGKYIRPGPSGLVTRGHDEVLPTGRNFYSLDPYQAPTRAAWRVGGRLADALLDKYRREEGKLPENVAFYWMAGDIMSSDGEMYAEILRLLGVEPVWLANGQVKSFAITPLEKLGRPRIDVTVRSSGILRDNFPNCYELVDEAVRAVTALNEDPGQNYVRKHALTAMETDGVSFREATYRIFSSKAGTYGNGVNLAVLASAWKTEADLAEVFVAWNGYAYGKDTQGAAAHAQLANNLSTVAVTFNKVQSDEYDLLGCCCYFGTLGGMTAAARQHSGNEVKPYYGDTREPDHVEVRDLADEIRRVVRTKLLNPKWIDGMKEHGYKGAADMMKRITRVYGWEAATREVDDWIFDDIAETFVNNDEMRQFFEENNPYALEEIARRLLEAEQRGLWDADEEILDELKNHYLEIESWMEDRTGDGDFQGGGVDVITKDDIASWGDSMEGILANVRARHRREPGPH encoded by the coding sequence ATGAGAATGACTGCGGTCATGTGGGGATCCTATGCCCCGGTACTCAAGCGTGCAGCGGCGGCGACCGGCTGTACCTTGTCGTTATTCCCGTGCCGGGTGCTCGAAGAATACCCGGAAAAGATCGATGAAGCCCTGTCCGCAATGCGGGACGCCGATGTCGTGCTGTTGTATCATACCTCCGACATGTTCTGGGAACACCTCGACAAGGAGATAGAAACGATCAAAAAGAGCGTGCCTGTCGTCTGTCTTGGCACCGATCCGCTTACGTGGAACCTTTCCACCGTCCCGGTGCCGGTCGTTGCAACCTGCCAGACCTACCTCACGAACAACGGCGACGAGAATTTCAGGAACCTCATCTTTTATATCGAAAAGACCGTGCTTGGAAAGGAGGGGGAGGTACCACCACCGGTCGCTGTCCCGTGGGACGGGCTGTACCACCCGGACGCACCACGGGCATTTTCCTCTGTTGCAGAGTACCGGGCCTGGTACTCGCCGCGTACATGCAGCGGGCCGTGGGCGGGCATCCTCTTCTCCCGGGTTTCGTGGGCATCATCCAACTGTGCCATCGAGGATGCCCTGATCCGGGCGCTTGAAGCCACCGGAATGAACGTAATCCCGGTCTTCACGTACTCGATCCGGGACGAGACGATCGGCGCAAAAGGAATGGCGCAGGTTGTGCAGGAATATTTTGCCCCCACGGGCGCACCGGAGGTCGATGCGATCGTAAAGCTCGTGCCGTTTCTTCTCGGCACATCGTCAGATGAAGGCCATTACGGGAAGACCGCGGCAGAGAAGGGGACAGCTCTTCTCTCACTCCTGGGGATACCGGTTTTCTCCCCGGTTATCTCCGCGTACAAGTCGCTCGAACAGTGGCGCGAATCCGCCGGGCTCACGCTCGATGTCGGCTGGGCTGTCGCAATGCCCGAGTTCGAGGGTGTCATCGAACCGGTGTACATCGGGGCCGGGGCGAGCAGTGCCGATGGCGAGAAGAACCGCGTGCCGCTCGAAGAGCGGTGCAGGAAAGTCGCGGCGCGGGTGAAAAAATGGATCGCCCTTGCACAAAAACCGGTTGCGGACCGGAAGGTTGCGTTCATCCTCAACAACAACCCCTGCGCGAACGCCGACGCCAATATCGGGGCCGCCACCCACCTCGATTCGCTCGAAAGCGTTGCCCGAATTCTCTCGCGCATGAAAGAGGCCGGTTACCGTGTCGAAACCCCGGCCTCGGGTAAAGACCTCATCGAAAGGATCCTCGAAAAGAAGGCGGTCTCGGAGTTCCGGTGGACGACGGTCGAGGATATCGTGGCAAAGGGCGGGGCCCTTCTACAGATGGACACCGCCACGTACGAGGCATGGTTTGCGAGGATTCCCGAGCGCGCCCGAAAAAAAGTCTGTGCAACGTGGGGCCGGCCCCCGGGGGCGGGGATGGTATATGGCGGGAAGATCCTCGTCACGGGCATTTCGCTCGGAAACGCTACCGTGCATGTCCAGCCCAAGCGCGGGTGCTTCGGCGCCCGGTGCGACGGCTCGGTCTGCAAGATGCTCCACGACCCGGACTGTCCGCCTACGCACCAGTACCTCGCCACCTACCACTGGATCGAAGATATCTTTGGCGCCGACGTGGTCGTGCAGGTAGGGACGCACGGGAACCTGGAATTTCTGCCCGGCAAAGGAGTTGGCCTCTCGGAGGAATGTTTCCCGGATATTGCAGCAGGCGCAACCCCGTTCCTGTACGTGTACAATGCGGACAACCCTCCCGAGGGAACCATTGCGAAACGAAGAGGGTACGCGGTCCTCTGCGATTATATGCAGGCCGTGCATGCAGAGAGCGGGCTCTATGGCGAACTCGAAGAACTCGAACGCCTGCTCGGGCAGTACGGCACAGCAAAGAACGACCCGGCCCGGGCCCATGCCCTCCAGCACCTGATCCTGGATGCAGTTCACGCGGCCCGGCTCGAAAAGGAACTGCCGTTCTCGCACGACACGCCGCTTGAGGAGATGGTCGGCCGGGCTCACGAGGCTCTTATAAAGATTAAGAGCACCCGGATCGCGATCGGGATGCATATCTTCGGCGAGGTCCCGTCCGGGGAAAAACGGGTGGACTTTGTCTCATCGATCCTCCGGTTCGACACCGGGGAGGGATCGCTCCGCCGGGAAATCGCCCGGGTACTCGGGCAGGACATGTCCGAACTCCTCGAACATAAGGACCGGTTCGATGATGCAACGGGCATGTCGTACGCAGACATTCTGGAAACAGCTGACCGCATGGCCGGGCAGTTTGTCCGTGCTGTCGTAAACGGTTCAACACTTTCGGCGGACAAAATTTTCTCCCGGGCCGTGCAGCCCGGGCAGGCAGAAACGTTCGACCGGCTCCGCGAACGGATCCTCGATATCTCGCGGAGGCTGGACGAATCAAGGGAGATCGAATCCCTCCTTTTTGGCTTTGACGGAAAGTATATCCGGCCGGGCCCCTCGGGCCTTGTCACAAGAGGCCACGATGAGGTGCTCCCGACCGGCCGGAACTTTTACTCGCTCGACCCGTACCAGGCCCCGACCCGGGCTGCATGGCGCGTGGGCGGCCGGCTCGCGGATGCCCTGCTCGACAAGTACCGCCGCGAAGAGGGAAAACTCCCGGAGAATGTCGCATTCTACTGGATGGCCGGGGACATTATGTCCTCGGATGGGGAGATGTATGCCGAGATCCTCCGGCTCCTTGGGGTCGAACCGGTCTGGCTTGCAAACGGCCAGGTGAAATCATTTGCCATCACGCCGCTCGAAAAGCTCGGCCGGCCCCGGATCGATGTGACCGTCCGATCGTCCGGGATCCTCCGCGACAACTTCCCGAACTGTTACGAGCTCGTGGACGAAGCGGTCCGGGCCGTTACTGCGCTTAACGAAGACCCGGGGCAGAACTATGTGCGCAAACATGCGCTCACGGCAATGGAGACCGACGGAGTGAGTTTCCGCGAGGCAACGTACCGCATCTTCTCCTCAAAAGCCGGCACCTACGGGAACGGCGTGAACCTCGCAGTGCTTGCGAGCGCCTGGAAGACCGAGGCCGATCTCGCGGAGGTCTTTGTGGCGTGGAACGGCTACGCATACGGGAAAGACACACAAGGTGCCGCCGCCCATGCCCAGCTTGCAAACAACCTCTCCACGGTCGCCGTCACGTTCAACAAGGTCCAGTCAGACGAGTACGATCTTTTAGGCTGCTGCTGCTATTTCGGGACGCTCGGCGGGATGACCGCCGCCGCCCGGCAGCACTCGGGAAACGAGGTAAAGCCGTACTATGGCGACACCCGCGAGCCGGATCATGTCGAGGTCCGGGACCTTGCCGATGAGATCCGGCGCGTTGTCCGGACAAAACTCCTCAACCCGAAATGGATCGACGGGATGAAGGAGCACGGCTACAAGGGCGCGGCGGACATGATGAAACGGATCACCCGGGTGTACGGCTGGGAAGCTGCGACCCGCGAGGTGGACGACTGGATCTTTGACGACATTGCGGAGACCTTTGTCAACAACGACGAGATGCGGCAGTTCTTTGAAGAGAACAACCCGTACGCTCTCGAAGAGATTGCCCGCCGGCTCCTTGAGGCCGAACAACGGGG
- a CDS encoding putative cobaltochelatase, with amino-acid sequence MQHFEEIYPFPAIVGQEQMKKALLLNAINPKIGGVLIKGEKGTAKSTAARALARLLPDRQVVQGCIFGCDPADEKTMCPDCREKFPGVTAVLAPMRVVELPISATEDKVVGSLDIGHALKTGEKKFEPGILAQANRNILYVDEVNLLNDHIVDVLLDAAAMGTNVIEREGVSYAHPSAFILIGTMNPEEGELRPQLLDRFGLCVEIEGIHDADTRVEVIKRRRKYEDDPLAFHSEYQEAEQALRERISRAQELLPEVRISDEMLHTIAQICIDMAVDGHRADITMAKTAATIAAYNDRADVTEDDVREAAALVLSHRMRRRPFSEQQMDKEKVEESIKKSQNQHKEPQTGHERPPSPPPQENRNPDGSATTQFAEGAPFSLDRKSLALPRRMDELRREGNGRRSTTESRDGKYVGSRIPAAPGPDIAFDATIRAAAPHQRERTGELAIRIEASDLREKVRERKMGNTTLFVVDASGSMGAQQRMTAVKGAILSLLIDAYQKRDRVGLVVFRGNHAEELLPPTSSVELARKYMQALPVGGKTPLASGLMKGFEVLERERMTHPHVIPRMVVISDGKANVSMGSGSPLDDAKEAASRIRGAEIPSVVIDSEQGFLSFGLAHALSDELGAKYLRLEDLRSDQIAGAVKGIGM; translated from the coding sequence ATGCAGCACTTCGAAGAGATCTACCCGTTCCCGGCGATTGTCGGCCAGGAGCAGATGAAAAAGGCACTCCTGTTAAACGCGATCAACCCGAAGATCGGCGGCGTCCTTATCAAGGGCGAGAAGGGGACGGCAAAGTCCACCGCAGCCCGGGCGCTCGCCCGCCTGCTCCCGGACCGTCAGGTGGTACAGGGCTGCATCTTCGGCTGCGACCCGGCGGACGAGAAAACCATGTGCCCGGACTGCCGGGAAAAGTTCCCCGGGGTAACCGCAGTACTGGCGCCGATGCGGGTGGTCGAGCTTCCCATCAGCGCCACCGAGGACAAGGTGGTGGGCAGCCTCGATATCGGGCATGCACTCAAAACCGGTGAAAAAAAGTTCGAGCCCGGTATCCTTGCGCAGGCCAACCGGAACATCCTGTACGTGGACGAAGTCAATCTCTTAAACGATCACATCGTGGATGTCCTCTTGGATGCAGCTGCAATGGGCACCAATGTTATCGAGCGCGAGGGAGTTTCCTACGCACACCCGTCGGCATTTATCCTGATCGGCACCATGAACCCCGAGGAGGGGGAGCTCCGGCCCCAGCTGCTGGACCGGTTCGGGCTCTGCGTGGAGATCGAAGGGATCCACGATGCAGATACCCGGGTAGAGGTGATAAAGCGGCGCCGGAAGTACGAGGACGATCCTTTGGCATTCCATTCAGAGTACCAGGAGGCCGAACAGGCACTGCGGGAGCGTATTTCCCGTGCACAGGAACTCCTGCCGGAAGTCCGGATCTCCGATGAGATGCTCCACACGATCGCACAGATCTGTATCGATATGGCGGTTGACGGGCACCGGGCCGATATCACGATGGCAAAGACCGCGGCGACAATTGCGGCATATAATGACCGGGCCGATGTCACCGAAGACGATGTCCGCGAGGCAGCGGCCCTTGTCCTTTCCCACCGGATGCGCCGCCGTCCCTTCTCGGAGCAGCAGATGGACAAAGAGAAGGTGGAAGAGTCCATAAAAAAATCGCAGAACCAGCATAAGGAACCTCAAACGGGGCACGAACGCCCGCCCAGCCCTCCGCCACAGGAGAACCGGAACCCGGACGGGTCGGCCACCACGCAGTTTGCCGAGGGTGCCCCGTTCTCTCTCGACCGCAAATCCCTTGCGCTCCCGCGAAGAATGGACGAATTACGCCGCGAGGGCAACGGCCGGAGGAGCACAACCGAGTCCCGGGACGGGAAGTATGTGGGGAGCCGGATCCCGGCAGCGCCCGGCCCCGACATCGCATTCGATGCAACGATCCGGGCCGCCGCACCGCACCAGCGGGAGCGCACGGGGGAACTTGCAATCCGGATCGAGGCATCCGACCTGCGCGAAAAAGTCCGGGAGAGGAAGATGGGAAACACCACGCTCTTTGTGGTCGATGCAAGCGGGAGCATGGGCGCACAGCAGCGCATGACCGCGGTCAAGGGGGCGATCCTCTCGCTGTTGATCGACGCCTACCAGAAGCGCGACCGAGTCGGGCTCGTGGTCTTCCGCGGCAATCATGCCGAGGAGCTCCTGCCGCCGACATCGAGCGTGGAACTTGCCCGGAAGTACATGCAAGCGCTCCCTGTCGGGGGAAAGACGCCGCTTGCCTCCGGCCTCATGAAGGGATTTGAGGTACTGGAGCGCGAACGCATGACCCATCCCCATGTTATCCCCCGGATGGTCGTGATCTCGGACGGGAAGGCAAATGTAAGTATGGGCTCCGGCTCGCCGCTCGACGATGCAAAGGAGGCCGCATCCCGGATACGCGGGGCAGAGATCCCGTCTGTCGTAATCGACTCCGAGCAGGGATTCCTCTCGTTTGGTCTTGCCCATGCGCTCTCGGACGAACTCGGGGCAAAGTATCTCCGGCTTGAAGACCTCCGTTCGGACCAGATTGCAGGGGCAGTAAAGGGTATCGGGATGTAA
- a CDS encoding FecCD family ABC transporter permease produces MPDPSCHPGNPQPSVSSLYKEGSRRRIVLVAALLVLVIAVAILSAGIGTVSISPEDTVLAVAHACAVSIQNFLHAYLPAVGSWYDAIPFTVPSPSNPQAELIVVGFRLPRILLAILTGISLAVAGAVMQGLLRNPLVSPFTLGLSSAASFGAAVAIVIGPAVLGGLLLVGSNSFVIIMAFVFGWLSMLLVYAISRARGINQATLVLSGVVIGYIFSAGITALQYISSNEKLRDLMVWLMGGMWGASWGAVLLLIPLTLIPFFLLERMSWDLNALSAGDDVAKNLGINVNRLRLSGLMISTFAASCCLAFTGVIGFIGLMAPHICRMLIGNDHRYLIPCAGLLGAAILLVSDTAARTILSPVEIPVGVIMYVLGGIFFLFLIMRARGRGLY; encoded by the coding sequence GTGCCCGACCCGTCCTGCCATCCCGGGAATCCGCAGCCATCAGTCAGTTCCTTGTACAAAGAGGGGAGCCGGCGCCGGATTGTCCTTGTTGCGGCCCTGCTGGTGCTCGTCATCGCGGTTGCGATCCTCTCGGCCGGGATAGGTACGGTCTCCATCTCACCGGAGGATACGGTTCTTGCGGTTGCCCATGCGTGCGCAGTCTCGATCCAGAATTTCCTGCACGCGTATCTCCCGGCGGTCGGAAGCTGGTACGATGCGATCCCGTTTACCGTGCCCTCACCGTCCAACCCGCAGGCCGAACTGATCGTGGTGGGCTTCCGGCTGCCCCGGATTCTTCTGGCGATCCTTACCGGGATCAGCCTCGCGGTTGCCGGGGCCGTGATGCAGGGGCTCCTCCGGAACCCCCTCGTGAGCCCGTTCACGCTCGGGCTCTCCTCCGCTGCATCGTTCGGGGCCGCGGTTGCCATCGTGATCGGTCCGGCAGTTCTCGGGGGGCTTCTTCTTGTCGGGAGCAATTCGTTTGTCATCATTATGGCGTTTGTCTTTGGCTGGCTCTCGATGCTTCTCGTGTACGCGATCTCCCGGGCCCGGGGCATCAACCAGGCGACGCTCGTCCTCTCGGGTGTGGTCATCGGCTACATCTTCTCGGCCGGCATCACGGCGCTCCAGTACATTTCGAGCAACGAGAAGCTCCGCGACCTCATGGTCTGGCTGATGGGCGGGATGTGGGGGGCGAGCTGGGGGGCGGTTCTGCTCCTCATCCCGCTCACGCTCATCCCGTTTTTCCTTCTCGAACGGATGTCCTGGGACTTAAACGCACTCTCGGCCGGGGACGATGTGGCAAAAAACCTCGGCATCAACGTGAACCGGCTCCGGCTCTCGGGGCTTATGATCTCGACCTTTGCTGCCTCGTGCTGCCTTGCCTTTACCGGGGTTATCGGGTTTATCGGACTCATGGCCCCGCACATCTGCCGTATGCTTATCGGGAACGACCACCGCTACCTCATCCCCTGCGCCGGTCTCCTGGGGGCAGCGATCCTTCTTGTTTCGGATACGGCGGCCCGGACGATTTTAAGCCCGGTCGAGATCCCGGTCGGCGTGATCATGTACGTGCTGGGAGGAATTTTCTTCCTCTTTTTGATCATGCGGGCCCGGGGACGGGGGCTGTACTAA
- a CDS encoding ABC transporter ATP-binding protein, translating into MELVLENVSKTYGSQAALDAVSFAVHPGEIVALVGPNGSGKSTLIKAIATIHPVTGGTITIDGRDVRSIEPIELAMLLGYVPQGFSYTLYSTVFETVLMGRRRYIRWSVPDEELARVQRSLDALEMGQHAAKFMDELSGGERQKVFIARALAQEPKIYLFDEPTSALDIRYQIEVMETMRRITREQQTSMIVAVHDLNLAYRYADTVVVLNRGKMEAHGKPCEVLTPDCIRSVYGVDSFAVENEFGKFIVPFRARSPG; encoded by the coding sequence ATGGAACTGGTGCTGGAGAATGTGAGCAAAACATACGGGTCGCAGGCAGCGCTGGACGCGGTCTCGTTTGCCGTGCACCCGGGGGAGATCGTGGCGCTTGTCGGCCCGAACGGTTCGGGCAAGTCCACGCTCATTAAGGCGATCGCCACGATCCACCCGGTGACCGGTGGGACAATTACGATCGATGGCCGTGATGTCCGGTCTATCGAGCCCATTGAGCTTGCCATGCTGCTCGGGTACGTGCCGCAGGGATTTTCGTACACGCTCTATTCCACGGTTTTTGAAACGGTTCTCATGGGCCGGCGCCGGTACATCCGGTGGTCGGTCCCGGACGAGGAACTCGCCCGGGTCCAGCGGTCGCTCGATGCGCTTGAGATGGGACAGCATGCCGCCAAATTCATGGACGAGCTCTCAGGCGGCGAGCGGCAGAAAGTCTTCATTGCCCGGGCGCTCGCGCAGGAACCGAAGATTTACCTCTTTGATGAGCCCACGAGCGCCCTTGATATCCGGTACCAGATCGAAGTGATGGAGACGATGCGCCGGATCACCCGCGAGCAGCAGACCTCCATGATCGTTGCCGTCCACGATCTCAACCTCGCGTACCGGTACGCGGATACGGTTGTCGTGCTCAACCGCGGGAAGATGGAAGCACACGGGAAGCCCTGCGAGGTCCTGACGCCGGACTGCATCCGATCCGTGTACGGCGTGGATTCGTTTGCGGTGGAGAATGAGTTCGGGAAATTTATCGTGCCGTTTAGGGCGCGGTCTCCCGGGTAA
- a CDS encoding type IV pilin N-terminal domain-containing protein, which translates to MSPVVGVMLMLVVTIIIAAVVSAFAGGLSKSTDKGPSATFEVHIANDGTWGGSYFDISTKAVSDAISTKDLKIMTSWKAVNGTRGGATVTGPNLTGGNTHYGSYTYNSPLGFGPGVNQSAFTGSYYPDQMFGNYSLMAGTRMHNSAAGFSTSTGGYGVSVSSRYQYTAGSYHLESGNDGVDAMESLLGMNWYVLRPGDTVTVQVVHIPSGRLLYDDKVTVEG; encoded by the coding sequence GTGTCACCGGTAGTTGGCGTGATGCTGATGCTGGTGGTCACGATCATTATTGCCGCAGTGGTGAGCGCGTTTGCCGGGGGACTGTCCAAGAGTACTGACAAGGGTCCGTCTGCAACATTCGAAGTCCACATTGCAAATGATGGAACCTGGGGAGGGAGTTATTTTGATATCTCTACAAAAGCCGTAAGCGATGCCATCTCGACAAAAGATCTTAAGATCATGACATCCTGGAAAGCAGTAAACGGGACAAGAGGTGGCGCCACGGTCACCGGCCCGAATCTTACCGGGGGAAATACCCACTATGGAAGTTATACCTACAACTCCCCCCTTGGGTTTGGCCCCGGTGTGAACCAGAGCGCATTTACCGGTTCGTATTACCCTGATCAGATGTTCGGGAATTATTCCCTGATGGCCGGAACACGGATGCATAATTCCGCGGCCGGCTTTAGCACGTCCACTGGTGGATATGGTGTCTCGGTAAGCTCGCGGTACCAGTACACAGCAGGTTCTTATCATCTTGAATCGGGAAATGATGGCGTGGATGCGATGGAATCCCTCCTTGGTATGAACTGGTATGTCCTGCGACCGGGAGATACCGTTACCGTCCAGGTTGTCCATATCCCCAGCGGCAGGCTGTTGTACGACGACAAGGTTACGGTGGAGGGGTGA
- a CDS encoding type IV pilin N-terminal domain-containing protein: MKKNSSEAVSPVVGVMLMLVVTIIIAALVAALSGGLSSSKDKAPTMTIKAVYSQSDGMTIEHTGGDTLPTITTIVQIRPSKTFGNAEHMIWVVNKTMITDSTGNTSTAWTRPEGYSGTKSFAAGDIAYILPPYQNANFLQPGSSKTYFFNSTDNLGKTFWLELADENGRIFAKTEVKIQP; the protein is encoded by the coding sequence ATGAAAAAAAATAGCTCAGAAGCCGTGTCCCCGGTAGTTGGTGTAATGTTGATGCTCGTTGTTACAATTATTATTGCAGCACTTGTGGCTGCATTGTCCGGGGGACTCAGTTCATCAAAGGACAAAGCACCTACCATGACAATCAAGGCGGTCTATAGCCAGAGCGATGGGATGACCATTGAACATACGGGTGGCGACACTCTCCCGACAATCACGACAATAGTCCAGATCCGTCCCTCAAAAACATTTGGAAACGCGGAGCATATGATCTGGGTGGTTAACAAAACTATGATCACAGATTCTACAGGAAATACATCAACAGCATGGACTCGCCCTGAAGGATATTCGGGAACCAAATCTTTTGCGGCAGGTGATATCGCATACATTCTGCCGCCGTATCAGAATGCAAATTTCCTCCAGCCCGGATCGAGTAAGACCTATTTCTTTAACAGTACCGATAATCTGGGCAAGACATTCTGGCTTGAGCTCGCGGACGAAAACGGCCGGATCTTTGCCAAAACGGAGGTGAAGATCCAGCCGTAG
- a CDS encoding winged helix-turn-helix transcriptional regulator has product MKKPPAPDEEICLCPLFGLLDVVAKKWALLIIAILGNEGSKGFNELKNELGAISPKTLSDTLKNLERIGLVEKKILPTSPPTTRYLLTKDGTELREHLIPLLVWVSERGAQDLPGCPIRKRKGGLGKS; this is encoded by the coding sequence GTGAAGAAACCGCCAGCGCCGGATGAAGAGATCTGTCTGTGCCCGCTCTTCGGGCTGCTCGATGTGGTGGCAAAGAAGTGGGCGCTTTTGATCATCGCCATTCTCGGGAACGAGGGTTCGAAAGGATTCAATGAATTAAAAAACGAACTCGGGGCAATCAGCCCGAAGACCCTCTCGGACACGCTCAAGAATCTCGAACGGATCGGTCTTGTGGAAAAGAAGATCCTGCCGACCTCGCCGCCCACGACCCGGTACCTGCTCACCAAAGACGGGACCGAACTGCGGGAACACCTGATCCCGCTCCTTGTCTGGGTGTCGGAACGGGGGGCACAGGATTTGCCGGGGTGTCCGATACGGAAGAGGAAGGGGGGATTGGGAAAATCCTAA
- a CDS encoding cation diffusion facilitator family transporter, whose translation MDTHDHSRDHADDHAHKKPLKLAIALTATIFVAEMIGGLISGSLSLLGDAAHMLQDTVALFLSLGAMIVAERLPTPTKTFGYHRVEIAAAVINGLLLIGVSGIIIYEAIDRFAHPQAINSSVMLAVATVGLLANLASAYFLHGSHDLNVKSAFLHVLGDTLSSVAVIVAGIWIMLTGQTVVDPVLGIVIAIVILVSSFSILRDAFRILLQFAPKDVAVADVIAAMESVPGVSGVHNVHLWTLCSNINVLDAHVYCCESNPEVQETIKAEIRHRLEAFRIGHSTLEFECRECSDARVFRELKD comes from the coding sequence ATGGACACCCACGACCACTCCCGCGATCATGCAGATGATCACGCACACAAAAAACCGCTGAAACTTGCGATCGCACTTACGGCCACCATTTTCGTGGCTGAAATGATCGGCGGACTCATCTCCGGCTCGCTCTCGCTTCTTGGCGATGCCGCCCATATGCTCCAGGACACGGTTGCGCTCTTCCTCTCGCTTGGCGCCATGATCGTTGCCGAACGGCTCCCGACTCCCACAAAAACCTTCGGCTACCACCGGGTCGAGATCGCGGCCGCGGTCATAAACGGCCTGCTCCTCATTGGCGTGAGCGGCATCATCATTTACGAAGCAATCGACCGGTTCGCGCACCCGCAGGCAATCAACAGCAGCGTCATGCTCGCTGTCGCAACAGTCGGGCTTCTTGCCAACCTCGCCTCCGCGTACTTCCTGCACGGGAGCCATGACCTCAATGTAAAGAGTGCGTTCCTGCACGTACTTGGCGACACGCTCTCATCGGTTGCCGTGATCGTTGCCGGCATCTGGATCATGCTCACCGGCCAGACCGTTGTCGACCCGGTGCTCGGGATCGTTATCGCGATCGTGATCCTCGTCTCGTCATTCTCGATTCTCCGCGACGCATTCCGGATCCTTCTCCAGTTCGCGCCAAAGGATGTGGCGGTCGCCGATGTGATCGCGGCAATGGAATCCGTGCCCGGCGTCTCCGGGGTACATAACGTCCATCTCTGGACGCTCTGCTCGAACATCAACGTGCTCGATGCCCACGTGTACTGCTGCGAGAGCAACCCGGAGGTCCAGGAAACGATCAAGGCAGAGATCCGGCACCGGCTCGAAGCGTTCCGGATCGGGCACTCGACGCTCGAGTTCGAATGCCGGGAGTGCAGCGATGCCCGGGTCTTCCGGGAGCTTAAGGACTAA